A window of the Syntrophothermus lipocalidus DSM 12680 genome harbors these coding sequences:
- a CDS encoding L-threonylcarbamoyladenylate synthase, translating to MNHLQTKCYKVDPETPEASVIAEAAALIRKGEVVAFPTETVYGLGADAFNEEAVCKIFIAKGRQPDNPLIVHISNMSQVSALIKSVPDEARLLMDRFWPGPLTLVMESLPSVASAARAGGNTVGVRMPRHPVALALIDEAGPLAAPSANLSGRPSPTTPEHVKNDLDGRISAILDAGPTGMGIESTVLDMTQKPFRILRPGGISLEELEEVLPGMVETAEAKGPADRYPHYQTRARVILLSEPADVASALHEYKKQGKKVGLVAHSYEEYRHIEKESDLVYWLPPSAEEAGKRLYAVLRDADQRGLDILFFEPYPEEGKGSALMYRLKKSSQRLEE from the coding sequence CTGAATCACCTGCAAACCAAGTGTTATAAGGTTGATCCGGAGACCCCGGAGGCTAGCGTTATAGCAGAAGCAGCCGCTCTTATTCGCAAGGGCGAAGTAGTCGCTTTTCCAACCGAGACCGTATACGGGTTAGGCGCTGATGCTTTCAACGAGGAAGCGGTCTGCAAGATTTTTATCGCTAAGGGGAGACAGCCAGACAATCCTCTAATAGTTCACATTAGCAACATGAGCCAGGTTTCAGCGTTGATCAAGTCGGTTCCGGACGAAGCCCGGCTTCTCATGGACAGGTTTTGGCCTGGTCCTTTGACTCTGGTTATGGAAAGTCTGCCGTCAGTGGCCTCAGCCGCTAGGGCAGGGGGGAATACCGTGGGAGTGAGGATGCCCCGACATCCCGTGGCCTTAGCCTTGATCGATGAAGCGGGGCCATTAGCAGCTCCGAGCGCCAATCTCTCCGGCCGACCAAGTCCCACTACTCCCGAGCATGTGAAAAACGATCTGGATGGCAGGATAAGCGCGATACTGGACGCGGGCCCAACCGGCATGGGAATAGAGTCCACGGTACTGGACATGACGCAAAAACCTTTCCGTATACTGCGTCCCGGGGGGATATCGCTGGAGGAACTGGAGGAAGTACTTCCTGGTATGGTTGAGACCGCAGAAGCTAAAGGGCCGGCGGACAGGTACCCCCATTACCAAACTCGAGCGCGGGTTATCCTTTTGTCAGAGCCAGCAGATGTGGCAAGCGCTCTACATGAATATAAAAAGCAGGGAAAAAAAGTAGGGTTAGTGGCTCATAGTTATGAGGAGTATCGCCATATCGAGAAAGAATCAGACCTGGTTTATTGGCTGCCGCCGAGTGCGGAAGAGGCAGGGAAGCGTTTGTATGCCGTCCTGCGCGATGCGGACCAACGGGGTCTAGATATACTCTTCTTTGAACCTTATCCCGAGGAAGGGAAGGGATCAGCTCTTATGTATCGTTTGAAAAAGTCTAGCCAGCGGTTAGAGGAATAG
- a CDS encoding manganese efflux pump MntP family protein, which produces MVMEDAATVVAVAVALGTDAFSVALGFGIARVVAGFRARFVGMVTLLHILMPLLGLEIGLTVGKVLGVWAGRLGALVLIYVSYDMIKKGMKGQKEYSWQEKALRGKETGATVVSLAATAVLGLSVSMDALTVGFGLGTAKVPIGVTVAVMGITAGLMTAAGFWGGRWLGKTVGKIAQTLGGCVLLLIALKMVL; this is translated from the coding sequence ATGGTAATGGAAGACGCCGCAACAGTTGTAGCTGTGGCCGTGGCTTTGGGAACCGACGCTTTCTCTGTGGCTCTAGGCTTTGGGATTGCTAGGGTTGTCGCAGGTTTTCGAGCGCGATTTGTAGGCATGGTTACCTTGCTCCACATACTGATGCCGTTGCTCGGACTGGAGATAGGATTGACGGTCGGTAAGGTGTTGGGAGTGTGGGCGGGAAGATTAGGGGCTTTGGTTCTGATTTATGTTTCCTACGATATGATAAAGAAAGGGATGAAAGGACAGAAAGAATATTCCTGGCAAGAAAAGGCCCTAAGGGGAAAAGAAACTGGCGCCACGGTAGTCAGCTTAGCAGCTACAGCTGTACTCGGGTTATCAGTAAGCATGGATGCTCTTACTGTCGGTTTCGGGCTAGGAACGGCCAAGGTTCCAATAGGGGTTACCGTCGCGGTAATGGGAATTACCGCCGGCTTGATGACTGCTGCCGGGTTTTGGGGAGGACGGTGGCTGGGGAAAACGGTGGGGAAAATAGCGCAGACGCTTGGAGGTTGCGTTCTTTTATTAATAGCTCTTAAAATGGTGTTATAA
- the prfA gene encoding peptide chain release factor 1, producing MLEKLDKLEEKFEEITALLSQPEVIADQARFQKYAKAHAELSELVDTYREYKRVRQDKTDARAMLEEEEDDDLRNMLVEEIRVLSDKEEKLEQRLKLLLLPKDPNDEKNVIMEIRAGTGGEEAALFAADLFRMYSRYAEKQGWKVDIMDTSYSDLGGFKEIIFIVEGRGAYSKLKFESGVHRVQRIPVTESGGRIHTSAATVAVLPEAEEVEVDINPNDLRIDVFCSSGPGGQSVNTTQSAVRITHLPTGIVVSCQDEKSQHKNKDKAMRVLRSRLLELKRAEHEAEIADARRSQVGSGDRSERIRTYNFPQGRVTDHRINLTLHKLDVVLEGELDEIIEALITHDQAEKMRQVE from the coding sequence ATGTTAGAGAAGCTGGATAAGCTGGAAGAGAAATTTGAAGAGATAACCGCCTTGCTTTCTCAACCCGAGGTAATTGCCGATCAAGCGCGGTTTCAAAAATATGCAAAAGCCCACGCTGAACTAAGTGAATTGGTTGACACGTACAGGGAGTACAAACGAGTTCGTCAAGACAAAACCGATGCCAGGGCAATGCTGGAGGAGGAAGAAGATGACGATCTTCGAAATATGCTGGTAGAGGAAATCAGGGTCTTAAGTGACAAGGAAGAGAAGTTAGAGCAAAGGCTTAAACTGCTACTTTTGCCGAAAGACCCTAATGATGAGAAAAACGTTATTATGGAAATTCGTGCTGGGACAGGGGGCGAGGAGGCGGCTTTATTCGCGGCCGACCTTTTCCGCATGTATAGCCGTTACGCGGAGAAACAGGGATGGAAAGTAGACATCATGGACACGAGTTATTCGGATTTAGGCGGATTCAAAGAGATTATTTTTATCGTCGAAGGCAGAGGGGCTTATAGCAAACTGAAGTTTGAGTCCGGGGTGCACCGGGTCCAGAGAATACCGGTTACCGAGTCGGGAGGCCGCATCCACACCTCGGCAGCAACGGTAGCAGTCTTGCCGGAAGCAGAAGAGGTAGAAGTGGATATAAACCCGAACGATTTGCGGATAGACGTCTTTTGCTCGAGTGGTCCTGGAGGACAGTCGGTGAATACTACCCAGTCGGCCGTAAGAATTACCCACCTGCCGACGGGAATCGTGGTAAGCTGCCAGGATGAGAAATCACAGCATAAGAATAAAGACAAGGCCATGCGGGTTTTGAGGTCGCGTTTGCTCGAGTTGAAGCGTGCTGAACATGAAGCCGAGATTGCGGATGCCAGGAGGAGCCAGGTGGGAAGCGGGGACCGCAGCGAACGGATCCGTACCTATAATTTCCCCCAAGGACGAGTGACTGACCACCGCATAAACCTTACTTTGCATAAATTGGATGTTGTCCTTGAAGGTGAGCTGGATGAGATAATCGAAGCCCTGATAACCCACGATCAGGCGGAGAAAATGAGGCAGGTCGAGTAG
- the rpmE gene encoding 50S ribosomal protein L31: MKKEIHPKYFRTTVTCACGNSFETGSTKENLRVEICSKCHPFYTGTRVRVVETGGRVDKFKKKYGLK; this comes from the coding sequence GTGAAAAAAGAGATACATCCCAAATACTTCAGGACTACCGTTACCTGTGCTTGCGGTAACTCCTTTGAGACCGGTTCCACTAAGGAGAACCTGAGGGTCGAGATCTGTTCGAAGTGTCATCCTTTTTATACCGGAACAAGGGTAAGGGTTGTAGAGACAGGCGGTAGGGTAGACAAGTTCAAGAAGAAATACGGGCTCAAGTAA
- a CDS encoding deoxycytidylate deaminase, translating into MDYCRPSWDDYFLELTQVVAKRSTCLRRHVGALLVKDERIIATGYNGAPQGLRHCLEAGCLREEKGIPSGVRYELCRGVHAEQNAIINAARYGVSTLDSVLYCTDQPCILCARMLINAGIKKVIHQGDFRDEVALQFLEEAGIEVVKVPFQSR; encoded by the coding sequence ATGGACTATTGTCGACCGTCGTGGGATGATTATTTTTTGGAGCTGACACAGGTAGTGGCGAAAAGATCTACCTGTTTGCGGCGGCACGTAGGCGCGCTATTGGTCAAAGATGAAAGGATTATCGCGACCGGTTATAACGGTGCCCCGCAAGGATTGAGACACTGTTTAGAAGCTGGTTGCCTGAGAGAAGAAAAAGGAATTCCATCTGGAGTTAGATACGAGCTATGCCGGGGGGTCCATGCTGAGCAAAACGCCATAATAAACGCCGCGCGCTACGGGGTTTCTACTTTGGATTCGGTTCTTTATTGCACCGACCAGCCCTGTATCCTGTGTGCGCGTATGTTGATCAACGCCGGGATCAAGAAGGTTATACACCAGGGAGACTTTAGAGATGAAGTGGCATTGCAGTTCTTGGAAGAAGCGGGAATCGAAGTAGTGAAGGTCCCGTTTCAAAGCAGGTGA
- the rpiB gene encoding ribose 5-phosphate isomerase B has product MTIVIGSDHAGYVLKEFLKTKLGGEGYRVVDYGTDSEEPVDYPDVAEKVALAVKSSEESLGILVCGTGIGMSIAANKIPGIRAAVCHSRFTARMAREHNWVNVIAVGARVLEPNEAWEVVKEFLSASFQGGRHSRRIEKITALETKYMSPKYR; this is encoded by the coding sequence TTGACAATTGTTATAGGGAGTGACCACGCAGGGTATGTCCTCAAGGAGTTTCTCAAAACCAAACTTGGGGGTGAAGGATACAGGGTTGTTGATTACGGAACTGATTCGGAGGAACCTGTGGATTATCCGGACGTAGCGGAAAAGGTAGCCCTGGCGGTGAAAAGCAGCGAAGAGAGCCTGGGGATTTTGGTTTGTGGGACAGGCATAGGGATGTCTATCGCTGCCAACAAAATACCGGGAATAAGAGCCGCAGTCTGTCATTCCCGTTTTACTGCCAGAATGGCCAGGGAACACAACTGGGTGAACGTCATAGCCGTAGGGGCACGGGTGCTTGAACCCAATGAGGCCTGGGAGGTTGTGAAAGAATTCCTAAGTGCATCGTTCCAGGGAGGTAGGCACAGCCGCAGAATAGAAAAAATAACTGCCCTGGAAACAAAGTACATGAGCCCAAAGTATAGGTGA
- a CDS encoding low molecular weight protein arginine phosphatase — MRKVRVLFVCSGNTCRSPMAAALFRKYLEQEFPDYKDAFVVDSAGLYALDGSPATKEAIEIMALCEQTDLTEHRSKSVQQGLIEESDLILAMTAIHRDELIEKYPWAADKIFTLKEFALDENSTGADPDLDVMDPFGLGLDAYEEACTELKQLIEVALERLVELCEEQGG, encoded by the coding sequence ATGAGGAAGGTCCGGGTTTTATTTGTTTGTAGCGGTAATACTTGTCGCAGTCCCATGGCGGCTGCTTTATTCCGCAAGTATCTGGAACAAGAGTTCCCCGACTATAAAGATGCTTTCGTGGTCGATTCGGCTGGACTTTACGCTCTGGACGGGTCGCCCGCTACGAAAGAAGCGATAGAGATCATGGCTTTATGCGAACAGACGGATTTGACTGAGCATCGGAGTAAGTCGGTACAACAAGGACTGATAGAAGAATCGGACTTGATACTTGCGATGACTGCCATACATAGAGACGAATTGATAGAAAAATACCCTTGGGCAGCAGACAAAATATTTACCCTGAAGGAATTTGCGCTGGACGAAAACAGCACCGGAGCGGACCCCGACCTCGACGTTATGGATCCGTTTGGGCTGGGGCTGGACGCTTACGAAGAAGCTTGTACTGAACTCAAGCAACTGATAGAGGTAGCCTTGGAACGATTGGTGGAACTATGCGAAGAACAGGGAGGATAG
- the glyA gene encoding serine hydroxymethyltransferase: MDYIEKYVRPVDPEVAEAIANEERREATKLELIASENFVSRAVMAAQGCVMTNKYAEGYPGKRYYGGCEFVDVVEELARERAKKLFGAQHANVQPHSGAQANTAVYFAALQPGDTILGMNLSHGGHLTHGSPVNISGTYFNIVPYGVNRETETIDYGELRDIARKARPKMIVAGASAYPRVIDFKAFREIADEVGALLMVDMAHIAGLVAAGLHPNPVPYADFVTTTTHKTLRGPRGGMILCPSEWAARIDKAVFPGTQGGPLMHVIAAKAVCLKEAMSEEFATYQQNIVKNARALASGLIAHGFRLVSGGTDNHLMLVDVKAKGMTGKVAEELLEAVNITANKNTIPFDTEKPTVTSGIRLGTPAVTSRGLQEQDMYEVAQAINLALNHPEDDQKKLEAREIVARLCQKYPLYGI, from the coding sequence TTGGATTACATTGAAAAATATGTAAGGCCGGTTGACCCGGAGGTGGCTGAAGCTATTGCCAACGAAGAAAGAAGAGAGGCCACCAAGCTAGAGTTGATAGCTTCGGAAAACTTTGTATCCAGAGCAGTTATGGCGGCTCAGGGATGTGTAATGACTAACAAGTACGCTGAGGGATATCCGGGCAAACGCTATTACGGCGGGTGTGAGTTCGTTGACGTGGTGGAAGAGCTGGCGAGAGAAAGAGCGAAAAAGCTTTTCGGAGCGCAGCACGCTAATGTACAGCCCCATTCTGGAGCCCAAGCCAATACTGCGGTTTATTTTGCTGCTTTACAACCGGGGGATACTATTCTTGGCATGAACCTGTCCCATGGGGGACACTTAACCCACGGAAGCCCAGTGAACATTTCGGGTACGTATTTTAATATCGTGCCCTACGGTGTAAACCGGGAGACAGAGACCATCGATTACGGGGAATTGAGGGACATTGCCCGGAAAGCCCGCCCCAAGATGATAGTAGCCGGAGCCAGTGCTTACCCGCGGGTGATAGATTTCAAAGCCTTTAGAGAAATCGCCGACGAGGTAGGGGCATTGCTGATGGTGGATATGGCTCATATAGCTGGCCTGGTAGCGGCGGGGCTTCATCCTAATCCGGTTCCCTATGCTGATTTCGTTACGACGACTACCCACAAAACCCTGAGAGGACCGCGCGGCGGCATGATACTTTGTCCTTCGGAGTGGGCGGCACGCATCGATAAAGCGGTGTTTCCGGGGACTCAAGGGGGACCGCTCATGCACGTTATAGCGGCCAAGGCTGTGTGCTTGAAGGAGGCTATGAGCGAAGAGTTTGCGACTTACCAGCAAAACATAGTTAAGAATGCTCGGGCATTAGCCAGCGGTCTTATAGCCCATGGGTTTAGGCTGGTGTCTGGCGGTACAGATAATCACCTGATGCTGGTGGATGTAAAGGCTAAGGGAATGACCGGTAAAGTCGCGGAGGAGCTTTTAGAAGCTGTAAACATAACTGCCAACAAGAATACAATACCTTTTGACACGGAAAAACCGACTGTCACCAGCGGTATTCGTCTGGGAACTCCGGCTGTTACTTCACGGGGACTACAAGAACAGGATATGTATGAGGTTGCGCAGGCAATAAACCTTGCTCTTAACCATCCTGAAGATGACCAGAAAAAGCTCGAGGCCAGAGAAATTGTGGCTCGGTTGTGCCAGAAATACCCTCTTTACGGTATCTAA
- a CDS encoding radical SAM protein — MYLTLFADEKGRVFEHPQLQMLGRTADSWALPKRGEMMRLPSGASLVMVPQHYPVGWDPEQGKAVLLEANPYSGRGRVYAVAALLPQGFTRTYLPATVVPTGKKTLPLLGYAAVALKGDEVYVAAIQTDEHRKWHPRFYNTPSLEKRIEKRLSLHSHNRILQHLSHCAKHYSCFTAQNIFYERWEGGIPTSPACNAACIGCISEQHGDAVSPQDRLDFVPEVEEIVEVGVHHLARAREAIISFGQGCEGEPSLNHEILAEAVKAMRKRTGRGTINLNTNAGFTEGIKKIVDAGLDAMRVTIFSCRPENYAVYHRPRDFQLEDVEESIRYARKKGVYVSLNLLTFPGFTDREDEIRTLLDFVTRNGVSMVQLRNLNLDPEQLFPLFSCSGATMGVKGLILALRSAKVRVGSYTCPKPV, encoded by the coding sequence ATGTATTTGACTCTATTCGCAGATGAGAAGGGGCGTGTCTTCGAACACCCCCAGTTGCAGATGCTGGGGAGGACCGCTGATAGCTGGGCCCTTCCGAAGCGAGGAGAAATGATGAGGTTGCCCTCAGGTGCGTCTCTGGTAATGGTACCTCAGCATTACCCGGTGGGTTGGGACCCGGAGCAGGGTAAAGCGGTCCTGTTGGAAGCGAACCCTTACTCTGGCAGGGGCAGGGTTTATGCTGTGGCTGCCCTTTTGCCGCAGGGATTTACGAGGACCTATCTTCCGGCCACGGTTGTGCCGACAGGGAAAAAGACCTTGCCCTTGCTAGGGTACGCGGCTGTCGCTTTGAAAGGCGATGAAGTTTACGTGGCTGCGATTCAAACCGATGAACACCGCAAATGGCACCCTCGTTTCTACAACACCCCATCCCTGGAGAAGAGGATCGAAAAGCGGCTTTCGCTCCACTCTCACAACCGGATACTGCAGCACCTTTCGCACTGTGCCAAGCACTACAGCTGCTTTACCGCGCAGAACATATTCTACGAGCGCTGGGAAGGGGGAATACCCACGTCCCCGGCTTGCAACGCGGCATGCATAGGGTGTATTTCCGAACAGCACGGGGACGCGGTTTCACCCCAGGATCGGCTTGACTTCGTGCCGGAAGTAGAAGAGATTGTCGAGGTAGGGGTGCACCATCTGGCGCGAGCCCGAGAAGCGATTATAAGCTTCGGGCAGGGATGCGAAGGGGAACCTTCTCTGAATCATGAAATCTTGGCTGAAGCTGTAAAGGCCATGCGCAAAAGAACAGGCCGCGGCACCATAAACCTCAACACCAACGCCGGTTTTACTGAGGGGATAAAGAAGATAGTCGATGCCGGGCTGGACGCTATGAGGGTGACTATTTTTTCTTGCCGCCCGGAGAATTATGCTGTTTATCACCGACCTCGAGATTTCCAGCTCGAAGATGTAGAAGAATCTATCCGTTACGCCAGAAAAAAAGGCGTATATGTCTCCTTGAATTTGCTGACCTTTCCCGGATTTACCGACCGGGAGGATGAAATAAGAACCCTTCTCGATTTCGTTACCCGAAACGGCGTAAGCATGGTCCAGCTACGGAACCTTAACCTGGATCCTGAACAGTTGTTCCCTCTTTTCTCGTGTTCTGGTGCCACCATGGGTGTCAAAGGCTTGATCCTGGCCCTGCGTTCCGCCAAGGTCCGGGTAGGTTCGTACACGTGTCCCAAACCCGTGTAG
- a CDS encoding ribbon-helix-helix domain-containing protein, whose translation MRKVREPKLRMVRKQTYIMPEQDEELKKLAEVKRVAEAEVIREALDSFIRQEKHRLNINPLRSIIGISGEIEGPEDGSAAHDRYIYGRRRL comes from the coding sequence ATGCGGAAAGTCAGGGAGCCGAAATTACGGATGGTGAGAAAACAGACATACATCATGCCCGAACAGGATGAGGAGCTAAAAAAGCTGGCCGAAGTCAAACGGGTCGCCGAGGCCGAGGTAATACGGGAGGCACTGGACAGTTTTATCAGACAGGAAAAGCATAGATTGAACATTAATCCTTTACGAAGCATTATCGGGATAAGCGGCGAAATAGAAGGCCCGGAAGATGGGTCGGCAGCTCATGATAGATATATATACGGTCGAAGACGACTGTAA
- the prmC gene encoding peptide chain release factor N(5)-glutamine methyltransferase, with protein sequence MQEPWTVKSLLEWTTGYFRRKNIAEPRLEAELLLAYVLGIDRVGLYVNYYQPVNQDERSCYREIIKRRVQGEPVAYLTGKKEFFSLEFDVSPEVLIPRAETEVMVEKAIAIGRGMGGSLWVADVGTGCGAIAIALAVYLPNARIVAIDISSAAVELARKNARRYQVHDRIDFMVGDLLTPLGQDNAGLDIVVANLPYVPTNEWENLALEVKEFEPRIALDGGADGLAYYRRLMPQARQCLREGGYILVEIAWNQGPAMLSLMQHFFDEVEVGQDLAGRDRVVVGRKGAESPANQVL encoded by the coding sequence ATGCAGGAGCCTTGGACAGTTAAAAGTCTTTTGGAGTGGACTACCGGGTATTTTCGTCGCAAAAACATAGCAGAACCTCGATTGGAAGCAGAGCTGTTATTAGCCTATGTTCTGGGAATAGACCGGGTAGGCCTTTATGTAAATTATTACCAGCCCGTGAATCAGGATGAAAGGTCTTGTTACCGGGAAATCATTAAACGACGAGTCCAGGGTGAGCCAGTAGCGTATCTTACTGGGAAGAAGGAGTTTTTTTCTCTTGAGTTCGATGTGTCCCCTGAGGTGCTTATCCCGCGGGCAGAGACGGAAGTAATGGTGGAAAAAGCGATAGCAATTGGGCGCGGGATGGGCGGATCACTCTGGGTTGCGGATGTCGGAACTGGCTGCGGGGCTATTGCCATAGCTCTGGCCGTGTACTTGCCTAATGCCCGCATAGTGGCAATTGATATCTCCTCCGCGGCTGTAGAGTTAGCTCGCAAAAATGCTCGCCGTTACCAGGTTCATGACAGGATCGATTTTATGGTAGGGGACCTTTTGACCCCATTAGGACAGGACAATGCCGGTTTAGACATCGTAGTAGCCAACCTTCCTTATGTTCCTACGAACGAATGGGAGAATCTGGCTCTAGAAGTGAAAGAATTCGAACCCCGGATTGCATTGGATGGAGGGGCTGATGGTCTGGCTTATTATCGGAGGTTGATGCCCCAGGCACGGCAGTGCTTGCGAGAGGGAGGATATATCTTAGTCGAGATTGCGTGGAACCAAGGACCTGCTATGCTTAGTTTGATGCAGCATTTCTTTGATGAAGTGGAGGTAGGACAAGATCTGGCAGGAAGAGACCGAGTTGTAGTCGGAAGGAAAGGGGCTGAATCACCTGCAAACCAAGTGTTATAA
- a CDS encoding peptidoglycan DD-metalloendopeptidase family protein, translating to MFPKAGKLALVLALVISLAPGRAQAWITRDDFVPCVRSGTSAADSETRLHRVARGETLWGIARNLGIDVEVLMAMNGLDDNSLLLEGQLIKIPYRQSRLHRVKTGETVWKIARMYQADVNEILNANRITRPERLRAGTVLLIPGSKPYPVVAPTSRGFLTSALSWPLVGTITSKFGGRKSGFHHGVDIAAKKGTPIRAADAGEVIFAGWKPVYGQTVIIKHPGNKTTLYGHASKIKVKKGQKVRRGQVIAEVGSSGVSTGPHLHFEVRVDDEVKNPLLFLSR from the coding sequence ATGTTCCCAAAAGCGGGGAAACTGGCACTTGTATTGGCTCTGGTTATAAGCCTGGCCCCAGGTCGCGCCCAGGCCTGGATTACCCGCGACGACTTTGTCCCTTGCGTGAGAAGCGGTACTTCTGCCGCTGACAGCGAAACCAGGTTGCACCGGGTAGCGAGGGGAGAAACACTGTGGGGTATAGCCCGCAACTTGGGCATCGACGTAGAAGTGCTGATGGCGATGAACGGTCTTGACGACAACAGCTTACTGTTAGAAGGACAGCTGATTAAAATTCCCTACCGGCAATCAAGGTTACACCGGGTAAAGACGGGCGAGACCGTGTGGAAGATTGCCCGCATGTATCAGGCGGACGTTAACGAAATCCTTAACGCTAACCGGATTACCAGGCCGGAACGCCTGAGAGCCGGTACAGTTCTGTTAATTCCGGGAAGCAAGCCGTATCCGGTTGTTGCTCCAACCTCCCGTGGCTTCTTGACTTCCGCTCTGAGTTGGCCGTTAGTAGGAACCATTACTTCAAAGTTCGGGGGGCGGAAATCAGGGTTTCATCACGGGGTAGACATCGCAGCCAAAAAGGGAACACCTATCCGTGCCGCGGACGCAGGAGAGGTGATATTTGCGGGTTGGAAACCGGTTTATGGGCAAACGGTGATAATAAAACACCCGGGAAACAAAACCACGCTTTACGGGCACGCCAGCAAAATAAAGGTCAAAAAGGGGCAAAAAGTAAGGCGGGGACAGGTGATAGCAGAGGTGGGAAGTTCGGGAGTAAGTACGGGGCCTCACCTGCATTTCGAAGTTCGCGTGGACGACGAGGTAAAAAACCCTCTGTTGTTCTTGTCACGCTAA
- a CDS encoding DUF1385 domain-containing protein: MGLHSVVSSFNYGGQAVIEGVMMRGPRSYAVAVRQADGSIVAEKERTVAYAERNPVFKWPLLRGNFVLFDSLVLGMKALSKSANLAMEEEEELSWAEMSGSILLALVLAIVLFIVAPVGAVHLIRHWVPGILVQNVLEGFIRIAVFLGYLVAISRMKDIERVFMYHGAEHKVIHTYEHGDDLTVENARKYSTLHPRCGTSFLLVVLVISIFIFALLGGGSLFWKIGSRILVLPAVAGLGYEFIRFSGRWQQHAWGRFLIAPGLWFQGLTTREPDDEQLEVAIRALEEVLKDEN; encoded by the coding sequence GTGGGTTTGCATTCGGTCGTCAGCTCTTTTAACTATGGAGGGCAGGCCGTTATCGAAGGAGTAATGATGAGGGGGCCACGCAGCTACGCAGTTGCAGTAAGGCAGGCAGATGGGAGCATAGTTGCCGAGAAGGAAAGAACCGTCGCCTATGCGGAACGAAACCCGGTATTTAAATGGCCGTTGCTACGAGGGAATTTTGTCCTCTTCGACTCATTAGTTCTAGGAATGAAGGCTCTCAGCAAGTCTGCCAACTTGGCCATGGAAGAAGAGGAAGAGTTGTCGTGGGCAGAAATGTCTGGCAGTATACTGCTGGCCCTTGTTTTGGCGATAGTACTATTTATAGTGGCGCCCGTGGGGGCAGTACATCTGATAAGACATTGGGTGCCAGGGATTTTGGTTCAGAACGTTTTGGAAGGCTTCATACGCATTGCGGTTTTTCTAGGCTACCTGGTAGCTATTTCGCGAATGAAAGATATAGAGCGGGTCTTCATGTACCATGGGGCGGAGCATAAAGTCATCCATACGTACGAGCACGGCGACGACTTGACAGTGGAAAACGCTCGTAAATATTCCACTCTTCATCCTCGTTGCGGTACGAGTTTTCTTCTAGTAGTCTTAGTAATTTCTATCTTCATATTTGCTCTGCTGGGAGGAGGAAGCCTGTTTTGGAAAATCGGGTCCAGAATACTGGTATTGCCAGCAGTGGCTGGTTTGGGATATGAGTTCATCAGGTTTTCGGGGCGATGGCAGCAGCATGCCTGGGGTAGGTTTTTGATTGCTCCGGGACTATGGTTTCAGGGGTTGACTACTCGTGAGCCTGACGACGAACAGCTAGAAGTAGCTATCCGTGCGCTGGAAGAGGTTTTGAAGGACGAAAACTGA